GTTATGTATGTGCGACCACCGATGAGTTACATCAAACAGCCCTTGATTTACTTGATGAACCTGTGATGTCTCAGCTACACATTGCAGGACGCTTAGATATTGATACTACAGGGCTTGTCCTGATCACGAATGACGGTAACTGGTCACACAAAATCACTTCACCTAAACACAAAAAGTTTAAAACGTATTTAGTTGAAACCTTAACACCTATTAGTGACGAAGCAATTGAACAGCTTGCACAGGGCGTCCAGCTTCATGGCGAAAAAGGCCCAACGCTGCCCGCTCAGGTAGAAAAATTAGCCGACTACTCAGTTCGTATTGCTATCTGTGAAGGGAAATACCATCAAGTTAAACGCATGTTTGCCGCTGTTGAGAATAAAGTCGTTGCACTGCACCGCGAGCAAATCGCAGACATAGTGCTAGATCCAACCTTAGCGGAAGGGGAATATCGCCCTTTAACCTTGCAAGAAATTAACTCTATCTAACTATTATTCGGGACATTATTAAAAAATATCAAGTTAAAATAGATGTTTATCTAGTTTTGTCCCTAGCCCAACTCAAATAAAACGCTATTATCTATTGTAAACAGTATTACTATTAGGATGGCAAAATTTTGAATTCCCTTAGTTTGAAGTCAAAGATTAGTTTTTTTGTTGGG
This region of Pseudoalteromonas ulvae UL12 genomic DNA includes:
- the rsuA gene encoding 16S rRNA pseudouridine(516) synthase RsuA, coding for MKFPCRLDKFISHLTELPRTKTKAGIKRKYAQVNGQVVTSFDFQVSPTDVVLWQGEQLQELGERYFMLNKPQGYVCATTDELHQTALDLLDEPVMSQLHIAGRLDIDTTGLVLITNDGNWSHKITSPKHKKFKTYLVETLTPISDEAIEQLAQGVQLHGEKGPTLPAQVEKLADYSVRIAICEGKYHQVKRMFAAVENKVVALHREQIADIVLDPTLAEGEYRPLTLQEINSI